Genomic DNA from Gloeocapsopsis sp. IPPAS B-1203:
CAATAGCGTCCTAAATAAAAGAGAGAGAGGTATAGTTTTTTGCCCAAAATAGGTATTTTGGGTTTGCACCAAAAAACGCCCTCTCTCATGAGTAATATTACTTTGTTTTCTCAGATTATTAAAAAGATCGACCGATCAATTTTCAAAAAACTAGTAAATGAAAAGCAAACAGATAAAGGCTGCAAAGGTTTTGACAGCTGGACACATCTTGTATCTATGCTTTTCTGTCATTTTGCTAAAAGCACATCTGTAAGAGATATCTCTAATGGGCTTAGATCAGCGACAGGCAACCTCAACCATCTTGGCATATCAAAAGCGCCATCTAAGTCGAGCATAAGCTATCAAAACAAGCGTAGAGACTCCGATTTATTCAAAGAGCTTTATTATTCTCTTCTAAAAAGTTTAGGACAGCAGGCTTCGTTGAAACGGGTTAAACTCAAGATTAAAGTACCTGTCTATCTTCTAGACGCTACTGTGATCAGCCTTTGCTTATCTATGTTTGACTGGGCAAAGTTTCGAACTCAAAAAGGAGCAGTAAAAATACACACCTTACTAGATTATGATGGTAAACTCCCTGTTTATGTGAACATTACCGAAGGAAGTGTAGCTGACAATAAAGGTGCTTACAACATTCCTTTAGAAAAGGGATCTGTGATTGTGGCTGATAGGTATTATAATGATTTTCCCATGCTCAACGTTTGGGACAGCAAAGAGGTATTTTTTGTCATTAGGCACAAAGAAAATCTCTCCTATAAATCCATCAAAGAACGAGAACTCCCAGAAAATACTGCCCAGCATATCCTAAAGGATGAAGAAATAGAGTTAGCTAATCCTATCTCTAAGAATAAATATCCTGGAAAAATAAGAAGAGTAGTTGTGTGGGATGAGGACAACGAGCAAACAATCGAACTGATAACCAATAACTTCAAATGGGCTGCACAAACAATAGGAGACCTATATAAATCTAGATGGGAAATTGAAGTGTTTTTTCGAGACATCAAACAGTTACTCCATATCAAAAC
This window encodes:
- a CDS encoding IS4 family transposase — translated: MSNITLFSQIIKKIDRSIFKKLVNEKQTDKGCKGFDSWTHLVSMLFCHFAKSTSVRDISNGLRSATGNLNHLGISKAPSKSSISYQNKRRDSDLFKELYYSLLKSLGQQASLKRVKLKIKVPVYLLDATVISLCLSMFDWAKFRTQKGAVKIHTLLDYDGKLPVYVNITEGSVADNKGAYNIPLEKGSVIVADRYYNDFPMLNVWDSKEVFFVIRHKENLSYKSIKERELPENTAQHILKDEEIELANPISKNKYPGKIRRVVVWDEDNEQTIELITNNFKWAAQTIGDLYKSRWEIEVFFRDIKQLLHIKTFIGTSKNAVMIQIWTALITILLLKVMKAVAKYRWHLSNLVAFIRLNIFVKIELQKWLDRPFEEHKKPPKNKSQGVLFPEYL